A window from Drosophila nasuta strain 15112-1781.00 chromosome 3, ASM2355853v1, whole genome shotgun sequence encodes these proteins:
- the LOC132792371 gene encoding serine protease filzig isoform X1, whose product MFKWVMPASRRIATITTTTQLATATATATRTTAAATTTRGTTITKRQLLSNALTTLIIIGALFVQTTSGFRSSIESNGGGRKLFGGYRITPKHCRATKTLPSSDPRSNGPTICMFNHECAQRGGEVVGACMDGFLFGACCQIPQTHELASTLINDAQNAYFQQHQQQQQQQKLQQAAQSSYENYGEQQQQLQQQKPQQQQYDQQQHKPQQQPQQQYGQQQEEEQQQLQQQYGQQQEQQQPQQQYDEEPQQYVQQQQQQKPQQQPQQQYDQHTSQQQYDQPSSQQQYDQHQEEAQQVSDEQPAQNIYDQQNLDKVYQQLSSTTSIGQHSVQPVVEDEVSFSSGSTEATNSQSASVEFEQDAELQVNNDAANFNEVKVTEQPPAIHVNKHSVKINTFSSPPGNDDFVMQVLATLPPEHNDDIVTFTTEVPTKISDSTLDHSSESNSFEETPATKAPATTAAPTTAKPKPQPKPQPKPQPKPQQKPQSKPQAKPTIPAKPMPQLAETMKRPVQQIKAKPKPAAPSNMHHHNHLILDGGEFTHSDITHPGADADLVEDLQFSTGYGPQPVYVQPPQQQLSSQSYTSSSSSSSSSTQPTAATEDKYILVPTYNNEKRPNPVASQSNPTTVSSITTHVDSIESIILQLSNSSHGPSYNVVSQQTPSYGYAPQTDHSETTATVTAQPDGYYQQSQDEGVKSPEQDYAYTTSPNYETSYDKVSDEQDVSATGSQSAELPTPRPTYSEDQSSVLDEHTMPATGYNDAAIPSGPQTSEFNKMPVMGIAYPVDMAYLESESGQAELSGYGQLSSGSQEANTEVSYQKITNTYTEPPQPSPAYVRPSTAANRPVASYIGMVTMQHYNDPLPAEVSVSSHTTKVQEQYDASSDGYQQTEKLSIASPAPTSSYIASTTTTQAQRPQYDAMDSSSTRPVLITASPKPRPKPSSKRPPTKKTPPAQPSNNYNQPQFSEQNTRRPAYDAEESPVTHIQIKQPSGNYNAEQVTQPADTGYPQSQSPAASYDQPAAAPTVSYDQSSSPAASYDQSVSPALDYAQPTISYEQPGPAPAPVPAPAPAAEKLGYNEQPVASSPTRKPVSSKPISTSYVTGPTTPRPPATVDYHYDKVPPLFMADDKLDAFIQSTAENILGSTPGNYQPPLYATASTPIHIQQPTSNYGGHKKPGFVQITPKPTAINLVSSNSWINNNENNNNKVAATTNSYIYGPSVTRRPVSTPAVVSSNDFEDPGYFGMPIAGAGSSPVHVAFTQSTTETLFGLPSDDKPAFPGYYGPTPTYPAFSVPGEKVGQQVNEETYTSPNDFVNFPPVRNPNLNMSAASSAVTSDLELSTPAFVEDVVLKDKMHTLVHKLVASLQGNFEALADMIDETNNTATTYAAGPVGGATTNVNRKTTRKPVRVATTAKPKATTKKPVTRVSTKAPNKKTSAVSTTRKPVTRRTTIPSTTTRRPSSKKPTKRIGSTVKTTARPANDEIVDEEDEEDVNPSPHENEIDQGSTLSSYGGAYGRKIQCGVRPHVKSGRIVGGKGSTFGAFPWQVLVRESTWLGLFTKNKCGGVLITSRYVITAAHCQPGFLASLVAVMGEFDISGDLESKRPVTKNVKRVIVHRQYDPATFENDLALLEMDSPVQFDTHIVPICMPSDLADFTGRMATVTGWGRLKYGGGVPSVLQEVQVPIIENSVCQEMFHTAGHNKKILNSFLCAGYANGQKDSCEGDSGGPLVLQRPDGRYELAGTVSHGIKCAAPYLPGVYMRTTFYKPWLRSITGVK is encoded by the exons GTGGACGCAAATTGTTTGGTGGCTATCGCATTACCCCGAAGCATTGTCGCGCCACCAAAACGCTGCCCAGCTCCGATCCTCGATCAAATGGACCCACCATCTGCATGTTCAATCATGAGTGCGCACAGCGAGGCGGTGAAGTGGTGGGCGCCTGTATGGATGGCTTTCTGTTCGGTGCCTGCTGTCAGATTCCGCAGACGCATGAGTTGGCTAGCACCTTGATCAATGATGCGCAGAATGCTTACTtccagcaacatcagcagcagcagcaacaacagaaactgCAACAGGCAGCGCAATCCTCCTACGAGAACTAcggcgagcagcagcagcagctgcagcaacagaagccacaacagcaacagtatgaccagcagcaacacaagccacaacagcagccgcaacagcaaTATGGTCAACAGCAGGAggaagagcaacagcagctacagcagcaatatggtcagcagcaagagcaacaacagcctcAACAGCAGTACGATGAAGAGCCTCAGCAATAtgttcagcaacagcagcaacagaaacctcaacagcaaccacagcagcaataTGATCAACACAcgtcacaacaacaatacgatCAACCATCGTCACAACAGCAATACGATCAGCATCAGGAGGAAGCACAGCAAGTTAGCGATGAGCAGCCAGCACAGAACATCTACGATCAGCAGAACTTAGACAAGGTCTATCAGCAATTGAGCAGCACGACCAGCATTGGCCAGCACAGTGTGCAGCCAGTTGTCGAGGATGAGGTGAGCTTCTCTAGCGGCTCTACCGAAGCAACAAATTCGCAATCAGCCAGCGTCGAGTTCGAACAGGATGCCGAGCTGCAAGTGAACAATGATGCGGCCAACTTTAATGAGGTTAAGGTAACGGAACAACCACCAGCAATTCATGTCAACAAGCACTCTGTGAAGATCAACACGTTCTCATCGCCGCCTGGCAACGATGACTTTGTGATGCAAGTGCTGGCTACATTGCCACCTGAGCACAATGATGATATTGTGACTTTTACCACCGAGGTGCCCACCAAGATCTCAGACAGCACCTTGGATCACAGTTCAGAGTCCAACTCGTTTGAGGAGACACCAGCCACAAAGGCACCTGCTACCACAGCTGCGCCCACGACAGCCAAGCCAAAACCTCAGCCAAAGCCACAGCCCAAACCTCAACCCAAGCCACAGCAGAAGCCTCAATCGAAGCCACAGGCCAAGCCAACGATTCCAGCAAAGCCAATGCCACAATTGGCCGAGACCATGAAGCGCCCCGTGCAGCAGATCAAGGCGAAGCCAAAGCCTGCCGCGCCATCGAATATGCATCATCACAATCATCTTATACTGGATGGCGGCGAGTTCACGCACAGCGATATTACACATCCTGGTGCAGATGCTGATCTTGTCGAGGACTTGCAGTTCTCCACCGGCTACGGACCCCAACCAGTCTATGTGCAGCCACCTCAGCAACAACTATCATCGCAGAGCTACACTTCCTCCtccagtagcagcagcagcagcactcaGCCTACAGCTGCCACGGAAGATAAATATATTCTGGTGCCCACCTACAACAATGAGAAGCGTCCCAATCCAGTAGCCAGTCAGAGCAATCCCACCACAGTCTCCTCGATTACCACGCATGTGGACTCCATTGAATCGATCATCCTGCAGctgagcaacagcagccatgGTCCCAGCTACAATGTGGTTAGCCAGCAGACACCTTCTTATGGGTATGCACCGCAGACGGATCACAGCGAGACAACAGCTACAGTCACAGCACAACCCGATGGCTACTATCAACAAAGTCAGGATGAAGGTGTCAAGTCGCCAGAGCAGGATTATGCCTACACCACGAGCCCTAACTATGAGACCAGCTACGACAAGGTGTCCGACGAGCAGGATGTTTCCGCTACCGGCAGCCAGTCCGCAGAGTTACCAACACCGCGTCCCACATACAGCGAGGATCAATCCTCAGTGTTGGATGAGCACACAATGCCAGCCACTGGCTACAATGATGCAGCGATCCCCTCGGGCCCACAGACCTCGGAGTTCAACAAAATGCCCGTCATGGGCATCGCTTACCCAGTGGACATGGCGTACCTAGAAAGTGAGTCGGGACAGGCTGAGCTTTCGGGCTATGGTCAGCTGAGCAGCGGTTCCCAGGAGGCCAACACTGAAGTCAGCTATCAGAAGATTACAAACACCTACACGGAGCCACCGCAACCCTCGCCTGCCTATGTGCGACCCTCGACTGCAGCTAATCGTCCTGTTGCCTCGTACATTGGCATGGTGACAATGCAGCACTACAACGATCCGCTGCCCGCCGAAGTGTCCGTTTCGTCTCACACCACCAAGGTGCAAGAGCAATACGATGCCAGCTCCGATGGTTATCAACAGACGGAGAAGTTGTCCATTGCCAGTCCAGCACCCACATCCAGTTATATTgccagcaccacaacaacgCAGGCACAGCGTCCGCAATACGATGCTATGGATAGCTCTTCCACACGTCCTGTTCTGATCACCGCCAGCCCCAAGCCGCGTCCCAAGCCCAGCAGCAAGCGTCCGCCTACAAAGAAGACTCCTCCGGCACAGCCCAGCAATAACTACAATCAGCCACAGTTTAGCGAGCAGAACACTAGAAGACCCGCCTATGACGCAGAGGAATCTCCTGTGACACACATACAGATCAAACAACCATCGGGCAACTACAACGCGGAACAGGTGACACAACCAGCGGACACGGGTTACCCACAATCCCAGTCACCAGCTGCCAGTTATGATCAGCCAGCGGCAGCCCCTACTGTCAGCTATGATCAGTCATCTTCGCCAGCCGCCAGCTACGATCAGTCGGTGTCTCCAGCTCTTGACTACGCCCAGCCAACTATCAGCTATGAACAACCAGGTCCTGCGCCAGCTCCAGTCCCCGCTCCAGCGCCAGCAGCAGAGAAACTCGGCTACAATGAGCAACCTGTGGCCAGCTCGCCAACACGCAAACCAGTCTCATCCAAGCCAATTTCCACCAGCTATGTCACGGGTCCAACTACACCACGTCCACCTGCTACCGTCGATTATCACTACGACAAGGTACCACCACTATTCATGGCCGACGACAAGCTGGATGCCTTCATACAGAGCACAGCTGAGAACATCTTAGGCTCTACGCCAGGCAACTATCAGCCTCCTTTGTACGCCACAGCCTCGACACCAATTCACATCCAGCAGCCCACGAGCAATTATGGTGGCCACAAGAAGCCAGGTTTCGTGCAGATCACACCTAAACCCACTGCCATCAATCTGGTGAGCTCCAATTCTTGGATCaataacaacgaaaacaacaacaacaaggtggCTGCCACCACAAACTCTTACATCTATGGCCCAAGTGTGACCCGTCGTCCGGTTAGCACACCGGCTGTGGTGAGCTCCAATGACTTTGAAGATCCGGGCTACTTTGGCATGCCAATCGCCGGCGCGGGCAGCAGTCCAGTTCACGTGGCCTTTACGCAATCGACAACCGAAACATTGTTCGGACTTCCCTCTGATGATAAACCCGCTTTCCCTGGCTACTATGGTCCCACACCCACATATCCGGCATTCTCGGTGCCCGGCGAAAAGGTGGGCCAACAAGTGAACGAAGAGACCTACACGTCACCCAATGACTTCGTTAACTTCCCACCGGTGCGCAATCCCAATCTGAATATGTCTGCCGCCTCCAGCGCTGTGACCAGCGATCTGGAGCTGTCTACGCCTGCATTTGTTGAGGATGTGGTGCTGAAGGATAAGATGCATACGCTCGTGCACAAATTGGTTGCCTCGTTGCAGGGCAACTTTGAGGCTTTGGCTGACATGATCGACGAGACCAACAATACCGCAACCACCTATGCCGCCGGCCCCGTTGGCGGTGCCACAACGAATGTTAACCGCAAGACCACTCGGAAGCCAGTGCGTGTGGCAACCACAGCAAAGCCCAAGGCTACAACTAAGAAACCCGTGACACGTGTGTCCACCAAGGCGCCCAACAAGAAGACTTCTGCAGTCAGCACGACACGCAAACCGGTGACACGTCGAACCACTATACCGAGCACTACAACGCGTCGTCCCAGCTCGAAGAAACCCACCAAACGCATTGGCAGCACTGTGAAAACCACTGCACGTCCAGCGAATGATGAAATCGTAGACGAGGAGGATGAAGAGGATGTGAACCCAAGTCCGCATGAGAATGAAATCGATCAGGGATCTACGCTCAGCTCGTACGGTGGTGCCTATGGACGCAAGATAC AATGCGGCGTTCGTCCACACGTCAAGTCCGGACGTATTGTCGGCGGCAAAGGCTCCACATTCGGCGCCTTTCCCTGGCAGGTTCTCGTCCGTGAGTCCACCTGGTTGGGACTCTTCACCAAGAACAAATGTGGCGGCGTTTTAATTACTAGTCGCTACGTCATCACCGCCGCTCATTGTCAGCCTGG CTTCTTGGCCTCTTTGGTCGCCGTCATGGGTGAGTTTGACATCTCCGGCGATCTGGAGAGCAAACGTCCCGTCACAAAGAATGTCAAGCGCGTCATTGTGCATCGCCAATACGATCCGGCAACGTTCGAGAATGATCTGGCGCTGCTTGAAATGGACAGCCCCGTGCAATTCGATACGCACATAG TGCCAATTTGCATGCCCAGCGATTTGGCTGATTTCACTGGACGCATGGCCACGGTCACGGGCTGGGGTCGACTCAAGTATGGTGGCGGTGTGCCCTCGGTGCTTCAGGAGGTTCAG GTGCCAATTATCGAGAACAGCGTTTGCCAGGAGATGTTCCACACCGCTGGGCACAACAAAAAGATCCTTAACTCCTTTCTGTGCGCCGGCTATGCCAATGGGCAGAAGGACTCTTGCGAG GGCGACAGCGGTGGTCCTTTGGTGTTGCAACGTCCTGATGGTCGTTACGAGTTGGCTGGCACCGTTTCCCATGGCATCAAGTGTGCGGCGCCATACCTCCCGGGCGTCTATATGCGTACGACATTCTACAAGCCTTGGCTGCGCAGCATAACGGGCGTTAAATAG
- the LOC132792371 gene encoding serine protease filzig isoform X2, with amino-acid sequence MFKWVMPASRRIATITTTTQLATATATATRTTAAATTTRGTTITKRQLLSNALTTLIIIGALFVQTTSGFRSSIESNGGGRKLFGGYRITPKHCRATKTLPSSDPRSNGPTICMFNHECAQRGGEVVGACMDGFLFGACCQIPQTHELASTLINDAQNAYFQQHQQQQQQQKLQQAAQSSYENYGEQQQQLQQQKPQQQQYDQQQHKPQQQPQQQYGQQQEEEQQQLQQQYGQQQEQQQPQQQYDEEPQQYVQQQQQQKPQQQPQQQYDQHTSQQQYDQPSSQQQYDQHQEEAQQVSDEQPAQNIYDQQNLDKVYQQLSSTTSIGQHSVQPVVEDEVSFSSGSTEATNSQSASVEFEQDAELQVNNDAANFNEVKVTEQPPAIHVNKHSVKINTFSSPPGNDDFVMQVLATLPPEHNDDIVTFTTEVPTKISDSTLDHSSESNSFEETPATKAPATTAAPTTAKPKPQPKPQPKPQPKPQQKPQSKPQAKPTIPAKPMPQLAETMKRPVQQIKAKPKPAAPSNMHHHNHLILDGGEFTHSDITHPGADADLVEDLQFSTGYGPQPVYVQPPQQQLSSQSYTSSSSSSSSSTQPTAATEDKYILVPTYNNEKRPNPVASQSNPTTVSSITTHVDSIESIILQLSNSSHGPSYNVVSQQTPSYGYAPQTDHSETTATVTAQPDGYYQQSQDEGVKSPEQDYAYTTSPNYETSYDKVSDEQDVSATGSQSAELPTPRPTYSEDQSSVLDEHTMPATGYNDAAIPSGPQTSEFNKMPVMGIAYPVDMAYLESESGQAELSGYGQLSSGSQEANTEVSYQKITNTYTEPPQPSPAYVRPSTAANRPVASYIGMVTMQHYNDPLPAEVSVSSHTTKVQEQYDASSDGYQQTEKLSIASPAPTSSYIASTTTTQAQRPQYDAMDSSSTRPVLITASPKPRPKPSSKRPPTKKTPPAQPSNNYNQPQFSEQNTRRPAYDAEESPVTHIQIKQPSGNYNAEQVTQPADTGYPQSQSPAASYDQPAAAPTVSYDQSSSPAASYDQSVSPALDYAQPTISYEQPGPAPAPVPAPAPAAEKLGYNEQPVASSPTRKPVSSKPISTSYVTGPTTPRPPATVDYHYDKVPPLFMADDKLDAFIQSTAENILGSTPGNYQPPLYATASTPIHIQQPTSNYGGHKKPGFVQITPKPTAINLVSSNSWINNNENNNNKVAATTNSYIYGPSVTRRPVSTPAVVSSNDFEDPGYFGMPIAGAGSSPVHVAFTQSTTETLFGLPSDDKPAFPGYYGPTPTYPAFSVPGEKVGQQVNEETYTSPNDFVNFPPVRNPNLNMSAASSAVTSDLELSTPAFVEDVVLKDKMHTLVHKLVASLQGNFEALADMIDETNNTATTYAAGPVGGATTNVNRKTTRKPVRVATTAKPKATTKKPVTRVSTKAPNKKTSAVSTTRKPVTRRTTIPSTTTRRPSSKKPTKRIGSTVKTTARPANDEIVDEEDEEDVNPSPHENEIDQGSTLSSYGGAYGRKIPRRRKRPAHRHRHH; translated from the exons GTGGACGCAAATTGTTTGGTGGCTATCGCATTACCCCGAAGCATTGTCGCGCCACCAAAACGCTGCCCAGCTCCGATCCTCGATCAAATGGACCCACCATCTGCATGTTCAATCATGAGTGCGCACAGCGAGGCGGTGAAGTGGTGGGCGCCTGTATGGATGGCTTTCTGTTCGGTGCCTGCTGTCAGATTCCGCAGACGCATGAGTTGGCTAGCACCTTGATCAATGATGCGCAGAATGCTTACTtccagcaacatcagcagcagcagcaacaacagaaactgCAACAGGCAGCGCAATCCTCCTACGAGAACTAcggcgagcagcagcagcagctgcagcaacagaagccacaacagcaacagtatgaccagcagcaacacaagccacaacagcagccgcaacagcaaTATGGTCAACAGCAGGAggaagagcaacagcagctacagcagcaatatggtcagcagcaagagcaacaacagcctcAACAGCAGTACGATGAAGAGCCTCAGCAATAtgttcagcaacagcagcaacagaaacctcaacagcaaccacagcagcaataTGATCAACACAcgtcacaacaacaatacgatCAACCATCGTCACAACAGCAATACGATCAGCATCAGGAGGAAGCACAGCAAGTTAGCGATGAGCAGCCAGCACAGAACATCTACGATCAGCAGAACTTAGACAAGGTCTATCAGCAATTGAGCAGCACGACCAGCATTGGCCAGCACAGTGTGCAGCCAGTTGTCGAGGATGAGGTGAGCTTCTCTAGCGGCTCTACCGAAGCAACAAATTCGCAATCAGCCAGCGTCGAGTTCGAACAGGATGCCGAGCTGCAAGTGAACAATGATGCGGCCAACTTTAATGAGGTTAAGGTAACGGAACAACCACCAGCAATTCATGTCAACAAGCACTCTGTGAAGATCAACACGTTCTCATCGCCGCCTGGCAACGATGACTTTGTGATGCAAGTGCTGGCTACATTGCCACCTGAGCACAATGATGATATTGTGACTTTTACCACCGAGGTGCCCACCAAGATCTCAGACAGCACCTTGGATCACAGTTCAGAGTCCAACTCGTTTGAGGAGACACCAGCCACAAAGGCACCTGCTACCACAGCTGCGCCCACGACAGCCAAGCCAAAACCTCAGCCAAAGCCACAGCCCAAACCTCAACCCAAGCCACAGCAGAAGCCTCAATCGAAGCCACAGGCCAAGCCAACGATTCCAGCAAAGCCAATGCCACAATTGGCCGAGACCATGAAGCGCCCCGTGCAGCAGATCAAGGCGAAGCCAAAGCCTGCCGCGCCATCGAATATGCATCATCACAATCATCTTATACTGGATGGCGGCGAGTTCACGCACAGCGATATTACACATCCTGGTGCAGATGCTGATCTTGTCGAGGACTTGCAGTTCTCCACCGGCTACGGACCCCAACCAGTCTATGTGCAGCCACCTCAGCAACAACTATCATCGCAGAGCTACACTTCCTCCtccagtagcagcagcagcagcactcaGCCTACAGCTGCCACGGAAGATAAATATATTCTGGTGCCCACCTACAACAATGAGAAGCGTCCCAATCCAGTAGCCAGTCAGAGCAATCCCACCACAGTCTCCTCGATTACCACGCATGTGGACTCCATTGAATCGATCATCCTGCAGctgagcaacagcagccatgGTCCCAGCTACAATGTGGTTAGCCAGCAGACACCTTCTTATGGGTATGCACCGCAGACGGATCACAGCGAGACAACAGCTACAGTCACAGCACAACCCGATGGCTACTATCAACAAAGTCAGGATGAAGGTGTCAAGTCGCCAGAGCAGGATTATGCCTACACCACGAGCCCTAACTATGAGACCAGCTACGACAAGGTGTCCGACGAGCAGGATGTTTCCGCTACCGGCAGCCAGTCCGCAGAGTTACCAACACCGCGTCCCACATACAGCGAGGATCAATCCTCAGTGTTGGATGAGCACACAATGCCAGCCACTGGCTACAATGATGCAGCGATCCCCTCGGGCCCACAGACCTCGGAGTTCAACAAAATGCCCGTCATGGGCATCGCTTACCCAGTGGACATGGCGTACCTAGAAAGTGAGTCGGGACAGGCTGAGCTTTCGGGCTATGGTCAGCTGAGCAGCGGTTCCCAGGAGGCCAACACTGAAGTCAGCTATCAGAAGATTACAAACACCTACACGGAGCCACCGCAACCCTCGCCTGCCTATGTGCGACCCTCGACTGCAGCTAATCGTCCTGTTGCCTCGTACATTGGCATGGTGACAATGCAGCACTACAACGATCCGCTGCCCGCCGAAGTGTCCGTTTCGTCTCACACCACCAAGGTGCAAGAGCAATACGATGCCAGCTCCGATGGTTATCAACAGACGGAGAAGTTGTCCATTGCCAGTCCAGCACCCACATCCAGTTATATTgccagcaccacaacaacgCAGGCACAGCGTCCGCAATACGATGCTATGGATAGCTCTTCCACACGTCCTGTTCTGATCACCGCCAGCCCCAAGCCGCGTCCCAAGCCCAGCAGCAAGCGTCCGCCTACAAAGAAGACTCCTCCGGCACAGCCCAGCAATAACTACAATCAGCCACAGTTTAGCGAGCAGAACACTAGAAGACCCGCCTATGACGCAGAGGAATCTCCTGTGACACACATACAGATCAAACAACCATCGGGCAACTACAACGCGGAACAGGTGACACAACCAGCGGACACGGGTTACCCACAATCCCAGTCACCAGCTGCCAGTTATGATCAGCCAGCGGCAGCCCCTACTGTCAGCTATGATCAGTCATCTTCGCCAGCCGCCAGCTACGATCAGTCGGTGTCTCCAGCTCTTGACTACGCCCAGCCAACTATCAGCTATGAACAACCAGGTCCTGCGCCAGCTCCAGTCCCCGCTCCAGCGCCAGCAGCAGAGAAACTCGGCTACAATGAGCAACCTGTGGCCAGCTCGCCAACACGCAAACCAGTCTCATCCAAGCCAATTTCCACCAGCTATGTCACGGGTCCAACTACACCACGTCCACCTGCTACCGTCGATTATCACTACGACAAGGTACCACCACTATTCATGGCCGACGACAAGCTGGATGCCTTCATACAGAGCACAGCTGAGAACATCTTAGGCTCTACGCCAGGCAACTATCAGCCTCCTTTGTACGCCACAGCCTCGACACCAATTCACATCCAGCAGCCCACGAGCAATTATGGTGGCCACAAGAAGCCAGGTTTCGTGCAGATCACACCTAAACCCACTGCCATCAATCTGGTGAGCTCCAATTCTTGGATCaataacaacgaaaacaacaacaacaaggtggCTGCCACCACAAACTCTTACATCTATGGCCCAAGTGTGACCCGTCGTCCGGTTAGCACACCGGCTGTGGTGAGCTCCAATGACTTTGAAGATCCGGGCTACTTTGGCATGCCAATCGCCGGCGCGGGCAGCAGTCCAGTTCACGTGGCCTTTACGCAATCGACAACCGAAACATTGTTCGGACTTCCCTCTGATGATAAACCCGCTTTCCCTGGCTACTATGGTCCCACACCCACATATCCGGCATTCTCGGTGCCCGGCGAAAAGGTGGGCCAACAAGTGAACGAAGAGACCTACACGTCACCCAATGACTTCGTTAACTTCCCACCGGTGCGCAATCCCAATCTGAATATGTCTGCCGCCTCCAGCGCTGTGACCAGCGATCTGGAGCTGTCTACGCCTGCATTTGTTGAGGATGTGGTGCTGAAGGATAAGATGCATACGCTCGTGCACAAATTGGTTGCCTCGTTGCAGGGCAACTTTGAGGCTTTGGCTGACATGATCGACGAGACCAACAATACCGCAACCACCTATGCCGCCGGCCCCGTTGGCGGTGCCACAACGAATGTTAACCGCAAGACCACTCGGAAGCCAGTGCGTGTGGCAACCACAGCAAAGCCCAAGGCTACAACTAAGAAACCCGTGACACGTGTGTCCACCAAGGCGCCCAACAAGAAGACTTCTGCAGTCAGCACGACACGCAAACCGGTGACACGTCGAACCACTATACCGAGCACTACAACGCGTCGTCCCAGCTCGAAGAAACCCACCAAACGCATTGGCAGCACTGTGAAAACCACTGCACGTCCAGCGAATGATGAAATCGTAGACGAGGAGGATGAAGAGGATGTGAACCCAAGTCCGCATGAGAATGAAATCGATCAGGGATCTACGCTCAGCTCGTACGGTGGTGCCTATGGACGCAAGATAC CTCGTCGACGCAAACGGCCTGCTCACAGGCATCGTCATCATTGA
- the LOC132792918 gene encoding uncharacterized protein LOC132792918, with product MRSIPLRLAVAALLLLLLVLGLATQLDASASNTGWPSHSSSSSSSSLFGRNSRNLRHRNTAAAVGDLAVDVPTFDMIASNLNNAAYNNEYGQLFVPYAIESQSQQQPQQQQQQQPHQQQAMAPLSSPLRQQQTEVYGIVEPLIEDTPCANRACVLNDDCCPTGVCVNTYGEGKCVYVFGRQRDLCQRHADCAPGSACMLAPQEGIWRCETDAPLLQEMFNMRAKQPLGGECTSSSDCQVINGMCCQQQRLHHRAATKLSCGYFRDAFDCVNVAQEHVASIFQHRRN from the exons ATGAGAAGCATTCCATTGCGACTTGCAGTGGCggccctgctgctgctgctgctggtgctgggCCTGGCCACACAATTGGATGCCAGCGCCTCGAACACGGGCTGGCCATCgcactcgtcgtcgtcgtcgtcgtcgtcgctctTTGGCCGCAATTCTCGCAATTTGCGGCATCGAAATACggcagctgctgttggcgaTCTGGCTGTCGATGTGCCGACATTCGATATGATTGCCAGCAATTTGAACAACGCGGCGTATAACAATGAATATGGTCAGCTATTTGTGCCATATGCCATcgagtcgcagtcgcagcagcagccacaacaacagcaacaacagcaaccacatcaACAACAG GCCATGGCACCTCTATCGTCGCCACTGCGTCAGCAACAGACCGAAGTGTATGGCATTGTGGAGCCACTGATTGAGGACACGCCCTGCGCCAACCGCGCCTGTGTTCTCAACGATGATTGCTGCCCCACAGGAGTCTGTGTCAACACCTATGGCG AGGGCAAATGTGTTTATGTCTTTGGGCGTCAACGGGATTTGTGCCAGCGTCATGCGGACTGTGCACCAGGCAGCGCTTGCATGCTTGCCCCCCAGGAGGGAATTTGGCGCTGCGAAACGGATGCACCGCTCTTGCAGGAGATGTTCAATATGCGGGCCAAGCAGCCACTAGGAGGCGAATGCACCAGCAGCAGTGACTGTCAGGTGATCAA CGGCATGTGTTGCCAGCAACAGCGTTTGCATCATCGTGCTGCCACAAAGTTAAGCTGTGGCTACTTCCGTGATGCCTTCGACTGCGTAAACGTGGCTCAAGAG CATGTGGCTAGCATTTTCCAGCATCGCCGCAACTGA